One genomic segment of Occultella kanbiaonis includes these proteins:
- a CDS encoding AraC family transcriptional regulator, translating to MSTDQVSEVFDLVDVRGVLSGGFVARDRWVSRGPLQSPLKFFAVVSGRARLTTDGIDAPLELEAGDVAMLNNRAWLELEGGSGDGPPREIRPEENGPLAVIDHHTADAIVGGRIDLNPAGRTLLMQALPPVGHLRGSGSSATNLRGTLHRLFEEVRLRRIGAEFAIRQHVQLLVLEMVRAHVEQADLPPGWLRVLTDERLRPAVAMMHADPGEPWSLADLAGAAAMSRTSFAEHFRTVAGVPPLTYLARWRMLLAQRALRDDEVRVGDLAARLGYGSESAFSTAFKRQVGLSPLRYRQSLTSAPRSRLGQ from the coding sequence ATGAGCACAGACCAGGTGTCCGAGGTGTTCGACCTGGTCGACGTCCGCGGGGTGCTCTCTGGCGGGTTCGTGGCCCGCGACCGGTGGGTCTCGCGAGGACCGCTCCAGTCGCCTCTCAAGTTCTTCGCCGTCGTGAGCGGGCGGGCCCGACTGACGACAGACGGCATCGACGCTCCGCTCGAGCTCGAGGCGGGCGACGTCGCCATGCTGAACAACCGGGCCTGGCTCGAGCTGGAGGGTGGCAGCGGCGATGGGCCACCTCGCGAGATCCGGCCCGAGGAGAACGGCCCGCTCGCCGTCATCGACCACCACACAGCCGACGCCATCGTTGGCGGTCGGATCGACCTGAACCCGGCCGGCCGGACGCTACTGATGCAGGCGCTGCCACCGGTGGGGCACCTGCGCGGATCGGGCTCGAGCGCCACGAATCTGCGCGGAACGCTCCACCGCCTGTTCGAGGAGGTACGGCTGCGCCGGATCGGCGCCGAGTTCGCGATCCGGCAGCACGTCCAGCTCCTGGTGCTGGAGATGGTTCGCGCCCACGTCGAGCAGGCCGATCTGCCGCCGGGCTGGCTCCGGGTGCTCACGGACGAGCGGCTGCGGCCGGCCGTCGCCATGATGCACGCCGATCCCGGCGAGCCCTGGAGCCTTGCGGACCTGGCCGGGGCGGCCGCGATGTCACGCACGTCGTTCGCCGAGCACTTCCGGACCGTGGCAGGCGTTCCGCCACTGACCTACCTCGCTCGGTGGCGGATGCTGCTCGCCCAGCGGGCGCTGCGCGATGACGAGGTCCGCGTCGGCGACCTCGCCGCGCGGCTCGGGTACGGCTCCGAGAGCGCGTTCAGCACCGCGTTCAAACGGCAGGTAGGACTGTCACCGCTGCGGTACCGGCAGAGCCTGACGAGCGCGCCGCGAAGCCGGTTGGGCCAGTAA
- a CDS encoding MBL fold metallo-hydrolase, giving the protein MNSAAFVPGHVSPGGPSVHWAVPGLEIRKASVSAQDNNCYVLTEADGGTHLIIDAADDAARVLALVAEAGGGPVTAIVTTHRHADHHRALAEVAAATGARVLAGTADAGELPIPADGELTHGDTLTLGGMDLAVVGLRGHTPGSVALALRENRGDGGGRVHLFTGDSLFPGGVGRTGSPAEFASLIDDVEDRLFGVYDDDAVVHPGHGDNTTLGAERGQLAQWRERGW; this is encoded by the coding sequence GTGAACAGCGCAGCTTTCGTGCCCGGACATGTCAGTCCGGGCGGTCCGTCCGTCCACTGGGCCGTGCCGGGCCTGGAGATCCGCAAGGCCAGCGTGTCCGCGCAGGACAACAACTGTTACGTGCTCACCGAGGCCGACGGCGGCACGCACCTGATCATCGACGCCGCCGACGACGCCGCACGGGTGCTGGCGCTCGTCGCCGAAGCGGGCGGTGGGCCGGTCACGGCCATCGTCACCACCCACCGACACGCCGACCACCACCGTGCGCTGGCCGAGGTGGCCGCCGCGACCGGCGCGCGGGTGCTCGCCGGCACGGCCGACGCCGGCGAGCTGCCGATCCCGGCCGACGGCGAACTCACCCACGGCGACACGCTCACCCTGGGTGGGATGGACCTCGCGGTGGTCGGCCTGCGCGGACACACGCCGGGTTCGGTGGCACTCGCCCTGCGCGAGAACCGGGGTGACGGCGGAGGTCGGGTCCATCTGTTCACCGGCGACTCGCTGTTCCCCGGTGGGGTGGGCAGGACCGGCTCGCCCGCCGAGTTCGCCTCGCTCATCGACGACGTCGAGGACCGGCTCTTCGGCGTGTACGACGACGACGCGGTGGTCCACCCCGGCCACGGCGACAACACGACGCTGGGCGCCGAACGCGGACAGCTGGCGCAGTGGCGCGAGCGGGGCTGGTGA
- a CDS encoding TerC family protein, with translation MDVHPWAWGVTLGLIVIMLTVDFVGHVRKPHAPSLKEAALWSAGYVGIALLFGVYVWMVWGGDFGNQYFAGYITEKSLSVDNLFVFVLIMASFRVPREYQQKVLLIGIVIALALRTVFIFLGAAIVNEFAWVFYIFGAFLLYTAYTQIKAKDSDDEEFKENAVLRLVRRIFPTTDGFVGDKMLVVQDGRRHITPMLIVMLAIGSADILFAVDSIPAIFGLTQETYLIFAANAFSLLGLRQLFFLIDGLLDKLVYLNYGLAAILAFIGAKLVIHAMHENEVPFINGGEPIHAIPEISTNVSLVVIVGILAVTTVASLTFGKKRAEAAATTKEQERELDPR, from the coding sequence GTGGATGTCCACCCCTGGGCCTGGGGCGTAACCCTCGGCCTGATCGTCATCATGCTCACCGTCGACTTCGTCGGCCACGTACGCAAGCCACACGCCCCCAGTCTCAAGGAGGCGGCACTCTGGTCCGCCGGCTATGTCGGAATCGCGCTGTTGTTCGGCGTGTACGTCTGGATGGTCTGGGGCGGCGACTTCGGCAACCAGTACTTCGCCGGCTACATCACCGAGAAGTCACTCTCGGTCGACAACCTGTTCGTGTTCGTCCTGATCATGGCCAGCTTCCGGGTACCCCGGGAGTATCAGCAGAAGGTGCTGCTGATCGGCATCGTGATCGCGCTCGCGCTGCGCACCGTCTTCATCTTCCTGGGCGCCGCGATCGTGAACGAGTTCGCCTGGGTCTTCTACATCTTCGGCGCGTTCCTGCTCTACACGGCGTACACGCAGATCAAGGCCAAGGACTCCGACGACGAGGAGTTCAAGGAGAACGCCGTCCTGCGTCTGGTCCGTCGGATCTTCCCCACCACGGATGGCTTCGTGGGGGACAAGATGCTCGTGGTCCAGGACGGACGGCGTCACATCACGCCGATGCTGATCGTGATGCTGGCGATCGGCAGCGCGGACATCCTCTTCGCCGTCGACTCGATCCCGGCGATCTTCGGGCTTACCCAGGAGACCTACCTGATCTTCGCAGCGAACGCGTTCTCCCTGCTCGGCCTGCGGCAGCTGTTCTTCCTCATCGACGGGCTCCTCGACAAGCTCGTCTACCTCAACTACGGGCTGGCCGCGATCCTGGCCTTCATCGGTGCCAAGCTGGTGATCCACGCCATGCACGAGAACGAGGTGCCGTTCATCAACGGGGGCGAGCCGATCCACGCCATCCCGGAGATCAGTACGAACGTCTCGCTGGTCGTGATCGTCGGCATCCTCGCCGTCACGACGGTCGCCTCGCTCACCTTCGGCAAGAAGCGCGCCGAAGCGGCGGCCACAACAAAGGAGCAGGAGCGCGAGCTCGACCCTCGCTGA
- a CDS encoding MurR/RpiR family transcriptional regulator, translating to MELDSVETADGTLRMVERIQANLPQMSATMSKIGDLLLAEPAAPLELSITELADRAGTSAATVTRFCRQLGYPGYVQFRVAVAADSGRGEADDQWRDEIGRTLSPTDPPQAVLRTLLNAHIRSLRATAGTVDVAECAAVAERIANSRHLDIYGTGGSAAMADELENRLYRIGVNVHSWGDVHAGLASASIQDERTIAIGISNSGRTKETIEMLARAKASGAFTVAITNRHTSPLGQLADVCLTASVPEQYLHPADLSAKHSQLFVLDLIYLLVIQQDFTDSVNKIAASARAVSGHRRFASADRNDPSAS from the coding sequence GTGGAACTGGATTCTGTCGAGACAGCGGACGGCACGCTCCGCATGGTCGAGCGCATCCAGGCCAATCTCCCACAGATGTCCGCGACGATGTCGAAGATCGGTGACCTGCTGCTCGCCGAGCCGGCCGCACCGCTCGAACTCTCCATCACCGAGCTCGCCGACCGGGCCGGCACCTCCGCGGCCACCGTGACCCGGTTCTGCCGCCAGCTCGGGTACCCCGGCTACGTCCAGTTCCGGGTCGCCGTCGCGGCGGACAGCGGCCGCGGTGAGGCCGACGACCAGTGGCGCGACGAGATCGGGCGGACACTCTCGCCGACCGACCCGCCGCAGGCCGTGCTGCGGACGCTGCTGAATGCCCACATCCGCTCGCTGCGCGCCACGGCCGGCACCGTCGACGTCGCCGAGTGCGCGGCCGTGGCAGAGCGCATCGCCAACTCCCGGCACCTGGACATCTACGGGACCGGCGGTAGCGCCGCGATGGCCGACGAGCTCGAGAACCGGCTCTACCGGATCGGCGTCAACGTGCACTCCTGGGGCGACGTGCACGCCGGCCTGGCGAGCGCTTCGATCCAGGACGAGCGCACCATCGCGATCGGCATTTCCAACAGTGGCCGCACCAAGGAGACGATCGAGATGCTCGCCCGCGCGAAGGCGTCCGGGGCGTTCACGGTGGCCATCACGAACCGGCACACCTCCCCGCTGGGGCAACTCGCGGACGTCTGCCTGACCGCGTCCGTGCCGGAGCAGTACCTGCACCCCGCCGACCTCTCCGCGAAGCACTCCCAGCTGTTCGTCCTGGACCTGATTTACCTCCTGGTAATCCAACAGGACTTCACTGACAGCGTGAACAAGATCGCGGCGTCCGCCCGCGCAGTTTCCGGGCACCGTCGGTTCGCCTCCGCGGACCGCAATGATCCGAGCGCGTCATGA
- the ngcE gene encoding N-acetylglucosamine/diacetylchitobiose ABC transporter substrate-binding protein, protein MTVQHVPMNRRTVLRGAFAAAIGIPTAGALASCATGGAGDDDPTDGGNTGEASDTNPFGMAENTVVDAVIFDGGYGIDYVEFAAAILAETHSGSSVEVQSSTQIATELQPRFVGGNPPDLIDNSGAQSMGFNTILDQLEDLTDVIDAPNLEGTTIRDTLYGGVLAPGTFDGKLAAINYVLTVYALWYSASLFEENGWTPPTTWAEAKELGAAAAEQGKYLFLFGTEAATYYQTLCIDSAIIEGGDEVRLALENLEEGCWSHPAIQSVFTAFKEIIDLGYMKPGGSGTQFTAAQAQWSNGQEALLYPSGSWIENEMKDQTAEGFEMTGTNTFPVTADSTFPATALHSTAGEPFIVPSDAASVEGGKELLRTMLSKESAENFSKTKLAPTVIKDLVPEDGFGSTALVSQTDMLSAAGDDIFTYNFVATYGMNQEQLVFWNSFLDGQSTVEKLTADLQGLTDRIREDDSITKIEVQ, encoded by the coding sequence ATGACCGTCCAACACGTTCCAATGAACCGGCGCACCGTTCTGCGCGGCGCGTTCGCCGCCGCGATCGGAATCCCGACGGCGGGAGCACTCGCCTCCTGCGCCACCGGTGGCGCAGGCGACGACGACCCGACCGACGGTGGCAACACCGGCGAGGCGTCGGACACCAATCCGTTCGGCATGGCGGAGAACACCGTCGTGGACGCCGTCATCTTCGACGGTGGTTACGGCATCGACTACGTCGAGTTCGCCGCTGCGATCCTCGCCGAGACCCACTCCGGCTCCAGCGTGGAGGTGCAGTCCTCGACCCAGATCGCCACCGAGTTGCAGCCGCGATTCGTCGGCGGCAACCCGCCCGACCTGATCGACAACTCCGGCGCGCAGTCCATGGGCTTCAACACCATCCTGGACCAGCTCGAGGACCTCACCGACGTCATCGATGCGCCCAACCTCGAGGGCACCACGATCCGGGACACGCTGTACGGCGGCGTGCTCGCGCCGGGCACGTTCGACGGCAAGCTCGCCGCGATCAACTACGTCCTGACCGTGTACGCGCTCTGGTACTCCGCGAGCCTGTTCGAGGAGAACGGCTGGACCCCGCCCACCACGTGGGCGGAGGCGAAGGAGCTCGGTGCCGCGGCGGCGGAGCAGGGCAAGTATCTGTTCCTCTTCGGCACCGAGGCGGCCACCTACTACCAGACGCTCTGCATCGACTCCGCGATCATCGAGGGCGGGGACGAGGTGCGCCTTGCCCTGGAGAACCTGGAGGAGGGCTGCTGGTCGCACCCGGCGATCCAGTCGGTGTTCACGGCGTTCAAGGAGATCATCGACCTCGGCTACATGAAGCCCGGTGGCTCCGGCACCCAGTTCACCGCTGCGCAGGCACAGTGGAGCAACGGCCAGGAGGCGCTGCTGTACCCGTCGGGCTCCTGGATCGAGAACGAGATGAAGGATCAGACGGCGGAGGGCTTCGAGATGACGGGAACCAACACGTTCCCCGTCACCGCGGACTCGACGTTCCCGGCCACCGCGCTGCACTCCACGGCCGGTGAGCCGTTCATCGTGCCGTCCGACGCAGCCAGCGTCGAGGGCGGCAAGGAGCTGCTGCGCACGATGCTCTCGAAGGAGTCGGCGGAGAACTTCAGCAAGACGAAGCTCGCGCCGACCGTGATCAAGGACCTCGTGCCCGAGGACGGTTTCGGGTCCACCGCCCTGGTCTCGCAGACGGACATGCTCTCGGCCGCCGGCGACGACATCTTCACCTACAACTTCGTCGCCACCTACGGCATGAACCAGGAGCAGCTCGTGTTCTGGAACTCCTTCCTGGACGGGCAGAGCACCGTGGAGAAGCTCACCGCCGATCTGCAGGGCCTCACCGACCGGATCCGGGAGGATGACTCGATCACCAAGATCGAGGTCCAATGA
- a CDS encoding carbohydrate ABC transporter permease encodes MPSRGPRRRKLSFDYVSFMLVFLGLPLAIFLIFVIWPFIQAVFYSMTDWTGFTAEFNVIGLGNFEKLINDPIFMRAMGNSIKIAIVVPLVTIVIALTFATLITVGGSSRGQIRGIRNSSFYRVVSFFPYVIPAIVIALIWRQMFDPSAGLLNGILTGLGFEQFESYAWLGKMSTALPVTMFVIVWGAVGFYMLLFIAAIKGVPAETLEAARIDGAGRFRSAVSIVIPLIRDNVQTAFIYLGIMALDAFVFVQALNPSGGPDNSTLVMSQQLFRTAFTQGQFGYASAMGVVLAIITLLFAALVFVINWATGGRDEGGRA; translated from the coding sequence ATGCCGTCCCGGGGGCCCCGGCGGCGCAAGCTGTCCTTCGACTACGTCAGTTTCATGCTGGTGTTCCTCGGGCTGCCGCTGGCGATCTTCCTGATCTTCGTCATCTGGCCGTTCATCCAGGCCGTGTTCTACTCGATGACGGACTGGACCGGCTTCACGGCCGAGTTCAACGTGATCGGTCTGGGCAACTTCGAGAAGCTGATCAACGATCCGATCTTCATGCGGGCAATGGGCAACAGCATCAAGATCGCGATCGTGGTGCCGCTCGTGACGATCGTGATCGCACTGACGTTCGCGACCCTGATCACCGTGGGCGGCTCCAGCCGGGGCCAGATCCGAGGCATCCGCAACTCCAGCTTCTACCGGGTCGTCTCGTTCTTCCCGTACGTGATCCCCGCCATCGTGATCGCCCTGATCTGGCGGCAGATGTTCGACCCCTCCGCCGGGCTGCTGAACGGCATCCTGACCGGGCTCGGCTTCGAACAGTTCGAGTCCTACGCCTGGCTGGGCAAGATGAGCACGGCGCTGCCGGTGACCATGTTCGTGATCGTCTGGGGTGCGGTGGGCTTCTACATGCTGCTGTTCATCGCCGCGATCAAGGGCGTGCCGGCGGAGACGCTCGAGGCCGCCCGGATCGACGGTGCCGGACGGTTCCGTTCCGCGGTCTCGATCGTCATCCCGCTGATCCGGGACAACGTGCAGACGGCGTTCATCTACCTCGGCATCATGGCGCTCGACGCGTTCGTGTTCGTGCAGGCCCTGAATCCGAGCGGCGGGCCGGACAACTCCACCCTGGTGATGTCCCAGCAACTGTTCCGGACCGCGTTCACGCAAGGGCAGTTCGGGTACGCGAGTGCGATGGGTGTGGTGCTGGCCATCATCACCCTGCTCTTCGCCGCCCTGGTGTTCGTCATCAACTGGGCGACCGGCGGCCGCGACGAAGGAGGACGAGCATGA
- a CDS encoding carbohydrate ABC transporter permease, which produces MTTLTRTSTPGPPVVVPARKGDTAGGDRAVATVSHTVLIIWSIIVILPLLWTLLSSFKTSSEIFASPFALPAEWSFDNYVSAWSEAGIGGMFLNTVIVVGFALVLVMLLGGMCAYVLARFAFPGRRAIYYLMLAGLTFPVFLAIVPLFFVLRNIGMLNTLPGLILTYVAFALPFTVFFLYSFFRGLPEEISEAAAVDGAGEWRTFFQVMLPMARPGMASVAIFNFLGLWNQFLLPVALNTNQDNYVLSQGMAGFASSAGYAVDFGSLFAAVVITVVPVLIVYVVFQRQLQGSVSQGTMK; this is translated from the coding sequence ATGACCACGCTCACCCGGACCAGTACCCCTGGCCCGCCCGTGGTGGTTCCAGCCAGGAAGGGCGACACTGCAGGTGGGGACCGCGCGGTCGCCACGGTCTCGCACACCGTGCTGATCATCTGGTCGATCATCGTCATCCTGCCGCTGTTGTGGACCCTGCTGTCCTCGTTCAAGACCTCCTCGGAGATCTTCGCGTCCCCGTTCGCTCTGCCGGCGGAGTGGAGTTTCGACAACTACGTCTCGGCGTGGTCCGAGGCCGGTATCGGCGGGATGTTCCTGAACACGGTCATCGTGGTCGGGTTCGCGCTCGTGCTCGTGATGCTGCTCGGCGGCATGTGCGCGTACGTGCTGGCTCGGTTCGCGTTCCCCGGCCGGCGGGCGATCTACTACCTGATGTTGGCCGGGCTCACTTTTCCGGTGTTCCTGGCGATCGTGCCGCTGTTCTTCGTGCTGCGGAACATCGGCATGCTGAACACGCTGCCCGGCCTGATCCTCACCTACGTTGCGTTCGCGCTGCCGTTCACGGTGTTCTTCCTCTACTCGTTCTTCCGAGGGCTCCCGGAGGAGATCTCCGAGGCGGCTGCCGTCGACGGGGCGGGGGAGTGGCGCACGTTCTTCCAGGTGATGTTGCCCATGGCCAGGCCAGGCATGGCGTCCGTCGCGATCTTCAACTTCCTCGGGCTCTGGAACCAGTTCCTGCTCCCAGTTGCCTTGAACACGAACCAGGACAACTACGTGTTGTCCCAGGGGATGGCGGGATTCGCGTCGTCGGCTGGTTACGCCGTCGACTTCGGCTCGTTGTTCGCCGCAGTGGTGATCACCGTGGTTCCGGTGCTCATCGTGTACGTCGTCTTCCAGCGTCAGCTCCAGGGCTCGGTGTCCCAGGGCACCATGAAGTAG
- a CDS encoding sugar isomerase domain-containing protein, with amino-acid sequence MIAGAPDLLAEATDRLERLAAAAAHGAYDPAIDLMVDAIDAGGVIQAFGTGHSQAFAMEMAGRAGGLIPTNGIALRDVVLFGNREPAALFGSELERDPNVVGELLRVTRIGEEDVFLIASNSGVNGSIVGLALAVKERGHKVIAVTSLEHTNSVEPQHPSGVRLAEVADVVVDNLAPRGDTTLTIADGVGVGAVSSITGAFVAQLLTLGVAQRLADAGGTPPVYLSANVPGGDEHNRALQHLYRDRIRWSV; translated from the coding sequence ATGATCGCCGGCGCACCCGATCTCCTCGCCGAGGCCACAGATCGCCTGGAGCGGCTCGCAGCCGCGGCCGCCCACGGGGCCTACGACCCCGCGATCGACCTCATGGTCGACGCGATCGATGCCGGCGGGGTGATCCAGGCGTTCGGGACCGGGCACTCCCAGGCGTTCGCCATGGAGATGGCGGGCCGAGCCGGCGGCCTGATCCCCACGAACGGCATCGCGCTCCGTGACGTCGTCCTGTTCGGGAACCGGGAGCCCGCCGCGTTGTTCGGAAGCGAGCTCGAGCGCGACCCGAACGTCGTCGGCGAACTGCTCCGGGTCACCCGGATCGGGGAGGAGGACGTCTTCCTGATCGCCTCGAACTCCGGTGTGAACGGGTCGATCGTGGGGCTCGCGCTCGCGGTCAAGGAGCGCGGCCACAAGGTGATCGCCGTGACCAGCCTCGAGCACACCAACAGCGTTGAGCCCCAGCACCCGAGCGGGGTCCGACTGGCCGAGGTCGCCGACGTCGTCGTCGACAACCTCGCTCCTCGTGGGGACACCACCCTGACCATCGCCGACGGCGTGGGCGTGGGTGCGGTCTCCTCGATCACCGGGGCGTTCGTCGCCCAACTGTTGACCCTCGGCGTGGCCCAGCGCCTCGCCGATGCGGGTGGCACGCCACCCGTCTACCTCTCCGCCAATGTCCCTGGCGGCGATGAGCACAACCGGGCACTGCAGCACCTGTACCGCGACAGGATCCGCTGGAGTGTCTGA
- a CDS encoding YciI family protein, producing MLTTFAVEYTYDITRTAEMDELRPDHRAYLRDLLENGTLLASGPWLDSATPGALLLVVADDADAARRILDQDPFQRAKFITHRTVRAWNPVIGPFTAQND from the coding sequence ATGCTGACTACCTTCGCCGTCGAGTACACCTACGACATCACCCGCACCGCCGAGATGGACGAACTCCGCCCGGACCACCGCGCCTACCTGCGCGACCTCCTCGAGAACGGCACGCTGCTGGCGTCCGGTCCCTGGCTCGACAGCGCCACGCCCGGTGCGCTGCTGCTCGTCGTGGCCGACGACGCGGACGCGGCGCGCCGGATCCTCGACCAGGACCCGTTCCAGCGGGCGAAGTTCATCACGCACCGGACGGTGCGCGCCTGGAACCCCGTGATCGGGCCGTTCACGGCGCAGAACGACTGA
- a CDS encoding SDR family NAD(P)-dependent oxidoreductase, translated as MTYITAHRQHPIGSGFTPSSTADDVLAGIDLTGHNVIITGGHSGLGLVATRALARAGASVTVGSRDTERAAEAVAGIERVEVGRLDLLDPDSIDDFATRFLDTGRPLHVLINNAGFPGSAEIVRDARGYEAQFAVNHLGHFQLALALYPALRAARGARVVTTTSGAQRASDILWDDPNFTTGAHDFGLSYAQSKTANVLFTVELDRRWAADGIRGYAPHPGIVPATSFNRSVGEDAQRAMHLIDGAGRPIIEPDRGKKTPEQGAATIVFAATSPLLDGIGGVYLNNSDIAPVDPDLRPVDLTDPGVDVPVDVAPHAIDPGSARRLWVMSERMIGREAPGGQVG; from the coding sequence ATGACCTACATCACCGCGCACCGGCAGCACCCGATCGGATCCGGCTTCACCCCCAGCTCGACGGCGGACGACGTGCTCGCGGGCATCGACCTGACCGGCCACAACGTGATCATCACCGGGGGCCACTCCGGGCTCGGCCTCGTGGCCACCCGCGCGCTGGCCCGAGCCGGCGCCTCGGTCACCGTCGGATCCCGTGACACCGAGCGAGCGGCCGAGGCGGTCGCCGGGATCGAGCGTGTCGAGGTCGGCCGGCTGGACCTGCTGGACCCGGACTCGATCGACGACTTCGCCACGCGCTTCCTCGACACCGGGCGTCCGCTGCACGTCCTGATCAACAACGCGGGCTTCCCCGGCTCGGCCGAGATCGTCCGGGACGCGCGTGGCTATGAGGCGCAGTTCGCGGTGAACCACCTCGGCCACTTCCAGCTGGCGCTCGCGTTGTATCCCGCCCTTCGAGCCGCACGCGGGGCCCGGGTCGTGACCACCACCTCCGGCGCCCAGCGGGCCTCCGACATCCTGTGGGACGACCCGAACTTCACCACCGGCGCCCACGACTTCGGCCTCTCCTATGCGCAGTCGAAGACCGCGAACGTGCTGTTCACCGTCGAGCTGGACCGCCGTTGGGCCGCCGACGGCATCCGCGGGTACGCCCCGCACCCGGGCATCGTGCCGGCCACCTCGTTCAACCGGTCGGTCGGCGAGGACGCGCAACGCGCCATGCACCTCATCGACGGTGCCGGCCGGCCGATCATCGAGCCGGACCGCGGCAAGAAGACCCCCGAGCAGGGAGCCGCGACGATCGTGTTCGCAGCCACCAGCCCGCTGCTCGACGGCATCGGCGGGGTCTACCTGAACAACTCCGACATCGCACCCGTCGACCCGGACCTGCGGCCCGTCGACCTCACCGATCCTGGCGTCGACGTCCCGGTCGACGTGGCACCGCACGCCATCGATCCCGGATCCGCACGGCGCCTCTGGGTCATGAGTGAGCGGATGATCGGCCGCGAGGCACCCGGTGGACAGGTCGGCTAG
- a CDS encoding glutamate--cysteine ligase gives MRTLGVEEEFLIVDPYNGAPLPLAADLLRLEDPGREPVDATAHPTLTAELHQEQLEVITRPHSSLSGLADEIVAGRAFADSLARSAGARIVALATSPLALVPHPTSTDRYDALLVKYALTAREQLTCGLHVHVSVGADEEGVAILDRIRAWLPPLIALSSNSPFWHGADSGYASFRTQAWNRWSTAGPTEVFGSAQAYHALIADLSGTGVVVSPDFDARLSARHPTVEIRVSDVCLDPRDTVLIAALVRALAETAAREWRAGTEPDPVPAIVLRQAAWQASRWGLAGDLLHPETHRPVPARRAITALQNHVRAALDDAGDATHVEESLQRILRDGTGASRQRRAYERRGLLADVVSEAIAITHGLPAEDARRVERLLVSDRGAGAARGDSHRTPISL, from the coding sequence GTGCGTACCCTTGGTGTCGAGGAAGAATTCCTGATCGTAGATCCCTACAACGGCGCTCCCCTGCCCCTGGCCGCGGACCTGCTGCGCCTGGAGGACCCGGGCCGCGAGCCCGTCGACGCCACCGCTCACCCCACGCTCACGGCCGAGCTGCACCAGGAGCAGCTCGAGGTCATCACCCGCCCGCACAGCAGCCTGAGCGGACTCGCGGACGAGATCGTGGCCGGACGCGCGTTCGCCGACTCCCTCGCCCGAAGCGCGGGCGCGCGGATCGTGGCGCTCGCCACATCGCCGCTGGCCCTCGTGCCCCACCCCACCAGCACCGACCGCTACGATGCGCTGCTGGTGAAGTACGCCCTGACCGCCCGTGAGCAACTGACCTGCGGCTTGCACGTCCATGTCAGCGTCGGCGCGGACGAGGAGGGCGTCGCGATCCTGGACCGCATCAGGGCGTGGCTGCCGCCGCTGATCGCCCTGAGCTCGAACTCCCCGTTCTGGCACGGCGCCGACAGCGGCTACGCCAGCTTCCGCACGCAGGCCTGGAACCGGTGGTCCACCGCAGGTCCCACAGAGGTCTTCGGCTCGGCGCAGGCCTACCATGCACTGATCGCGGACCTCTCGGGCACCGGCGTGGTCGTCAGCCCGGACTTCGATGCACGCCTGTCTGCCCGGCACCCGACCGTTGAGATCCGGGTCTCCGACGTGTGCCTGGATCCCCGCGACACCGTGCTGATCGCGGCCCTGGTGCGGGCGCTGGCAGAGACCGCTGCCCGGGAGTGGAGGGCCGGAACGGAGCCGGACCCGGTTCCGGCCATCGTCCTGCGTCAGGCGGCGTGGCAGGCCAGCCGATGGGGCCTGGCCGGTGACCTGCTCCACCCGGAGACCCATCGGCCGGTCCCCGCGAGGCGTGCGATCACGGCACTGCAGAACCATGTCCGGGCTGCCCTGGACGACGCCGGTGACGCGACGCACGTCGAGGAGTCCCTGCAGCGGATCCTCCGAGACGGGACGGGGGCGAGCCGCCAGCGGCGGGCCTACGAACGCCGCGGCCTCCTGGCCGACGTCGTCAGCGAGGCCATCGCCATCACCCACGGGCTACCCGCCGAAGACGCCCGTCGGGTGGAACGGCTTCTCGTGTCGGACCGTGGGGCCGGCGCTGCCCGCGGCGATAGCCACCGTACTCCGATCAGTCTTTAG